The sequence gagattgaaagggaaacagacttacaccttttcctatacgaattttggtggttgaattgcccaacacaaattaattggactaactagtttgctctagattatgagttctacaggtgccaaaggttcaacacaaaccaataaaaatccaagaaagggttcaaataaaaggaacaaaagacatcccaaaggcagccctggtctggcgcaccagactgtctggtgtaccagggaacccaactccgaacttgccaccttcgggaattctaggagccactccgctataattcaccggactgtccggtgtagcaccgaactgtccaatgtgccagcggagtaacggctacacaacgccaacggtcgtctgcagaggaacggtaaaagtgaacagtgcgcgcctgcgcgcgcagaagtcagagcagcgccagaaggcgcaccggacagtgaatagtgactatccggtgcaccaccggactgtccggtggcccacatgccagaagctccaacggtcggaacccaacgacctggtgacgtggctggcgcaccggacagtgtccggtggcgcaccggattgtccggtgcgccatacgacagcagcctccaccaatggtcattttggtggttgtggctataaataccccccaatcaccacacttcaatgcatccaagttttcagccttcaaacctcatacaagagctctagacttcattcaaagacacaaacaagagatcaaatcctctctcaagtccaaagatcattccaatcaaatagtgactagtgagagagacaattgtgttcatttgagttcttgcgcttggattgcttttcttcttccttctttcttatttccgactcaattgtaatcaaggcaagagacaccaattgtgtggtggtccttgtggggacttagtgtcccgtttgattgagaagagaagctcactcggtctaggtgaccatttgagagagggaaagggttgaaagagacccggtctttgtgaccacctcaacggggagtaggtttgcaagaaccgaacctcggtaaaacaaatcaccatgtcatccgctcttattcgcttgtgatttgttttcaccctctctttcggactcgattatatttctaacgctaaccccggcttgtagttgtgcttaaagtttataaatttcagatttgcctattcacccccctctaggcgactttcatctaccaatggtttgcttaagtgatttcacttaagtgcttttgatataatctcatacctttgattaattgggatatttgggatacacacctattagtaagacatgtgttgttaataaaatattgaccaactaaaatgcttaccgcttatccataacctaccttgttaacttgcattaattttcccccacttgttgaGTCCTGACCATAAGTgatctcacccttgctaatattttgatcagagggtgatgacaaAGACTACACTGATGACATTGATGAGTTTTGAGTCAAACGATacgccagtcaccttcctgtgaAAGAGTGTCCATGTTATTTCCGTCGTACTTtgattattgaaagggaattatgcttacacctagttcctaaataattttggtggttgaattgcccaacacaaataattgggctaactagtttgctctagtgtataagatatataggtgtaaaaggttcacaacaagccaattaaaagaagaccaaagttgggttcaaaatggagagctaaaggcatcccgaaaggctccctggtctggcgcaccggactgtccggtggcgcaccggacagtgtccggtgcaccaggggacttcgcacAGAActtctcagcctcgggaattttcagaagccggcgcgctataattcaccagactgtccggtgtacaccggacagcgtccggtgctccaagaggacacggctctggaacttggcagcctcgggaatctgtagcggctgctccgctataattcaccggacatatccggtgtacaccggactgtccagtgcaactacggggcaacagctacttcgcgccaacggtcgactctgacagcgaaCAGTGCGCaatagtacacgcggcagaagtcagagtagaaggacagaggggcaccggactgtccggtgtgcaccggactgtccggtgccacatgaggacaaagcctccaacggtcgaccagctccaaccccaacggataggatgacgtggctggcgcaccggacactgtccggtgcgcccatcgccagcagccttctccaacggctacattttggttggtggctataaataccaccccaaccggccacttcaaggtgtgggagcccaagcaacattccaagtcatctagttgacatactcaagccctcccaaccacttaTATTCATtgctccatcctatacacaagatttagaccactacaaccaacacaagtgccacaaaagagagagcaagcaattgagagctactcaattgagtttagccctagtgccttgtgagatcctttgagagatagtgtgtgcttcatctttgtgttcatttgcgcgtggagttttgactcccattcgaacttcctccaaagttttggaggcttgtaaaagctagcaagagacaccaaagagtgtggtggtccttgtgagatcgagagtgatccttgaaaagaagaagagctcgccgatccttgtgtgatcggtggagagagggaaagggttgaaaaagacccgtccttaagtggactcctcaacggggactaggccttcgagggtcgaacctcggtaaaacaaatcacacgtgtccattgtgtttattgcttgtgatttgttcgtTTTTTTCCTCACTCTAAGTTTttccttgcactattctttgctaaactTATTTGGTGTTgccttaagttaaattctcatttagtgaggcaacacattgcaagaaagaactcgttgcattactcttcttatctaagcccttgtgatttattctcatagacttattagtagtattgatctatcaattccgcattatttgcaatactctttacaagaaaggacttagtttttatactccgataattgtatatcttgttctaaccactaatctagGGATCTAgtagggggataaagttttaactttcaggtttcgcctatccaccccccctctaggcgactttcaattggtatcggagctaggcacttcatcttgagtctaacaactcgaagtgatggctcgtagaagatcccaaaagaacaagaggactcctccatcgaacgcaactcaaaaggaggtaacttttgaagtattatttgatgattgttctaattatgactcatggtcctctagtgtgataaatgcttttagaaccatagatccacgattagaacaaattatagacaagagtattttttcctctaatttcaatggaaaaattaattccgaggaggatcaaagatgttatcaattaaactatctagcttttgacatcttaactaattctcttagtaaagaagattatcgtgccttcatatcaaattatgacgaatcaatccatgatgcgcatgatatttggactagaattagaagcaaatttgatgagtcctatTATGATAgtccattttgtgcttctacttcctttggtacttgtgatactaacccttgcaaggaggaagaggaaaatgaacgatggagaccaaacgatgaatccacctctccaaaaggtttgtctttccattttgattcccacatgtgttgtgtggctaatgaaaatgatagcggaagcacaaatgaggatgaggaggaagaaaggagctttgtgcaactctacgctcgcctaagccaagaagataaggcggtcatgctcaaactgctagaaagagcgagagagcaaagcgaagctcgtcaaaggctagaagatattctctccattaaaatgctacactttgacgagttgactaaagaacatgaggagctaaagtgctctcatgttgatttggtccaaaggtatgaaactatttcaattgagcaagataatgctttacattgtatcgctcaattagtaaataggaataccttgcttaaggaccaagtagaaaagctaaaaattgaaaatctagcttttcaacaaaaatatgatatgcttctatgttctcatgaaaatcttagagatgatcatatcatattaaacattgctcatgaggttgtaatagaaaacttaaaatcccaacaacctcactcatgcacatgtattcaaatagaaactatattaccatgtgctaatgcttgttgtccgtcgacaagcaaatcttcctttgagctagaatttgcaggaacaaatgatgatacctatcaaaagctcaaagaagaaaatgagaggctaaagatgagcttgacacaacttaaagggaagtgcattgctcgaccttctcaagataaccgtgatcacatggtgaagaagcttgagacgggaacaaccgtggcatgcactacatcccttgaagagaatgtcaaggacttgaggattgccaagaggaagaaacaaaagatgaaattcaatacctcctccaaaagcctcgcctccacaaaaggtaacatccaaggtaatgatcaagccacacttcacactaagataaATAAGAAGtgcagtgaatgctttgaagagggacacttgattaggtcatgtccctacattaaaaatggcttgattattaacaaggatgatagactttgttttaaatgcccgTACACTAGTGATGCGCCCGCATAGGCATGCAGAGACATAATCAAGATGATGGCCTGTGCAGACGAGGCTAATAGGTGCCAACACAATAGAGCTGTCAAGTCATCAATTAAGATACATATGTTTTCGATTGTGATAAATTTGAGATTAGTTAGGTTCGTTTTGAGATTGTAGTTGCTTGATTTAAGAGGGAAGGGGCGCTGGCGCAGGCACTTGTTGTGGCATCGTCGCCCGTCACACTGCATAAAGTTGTGAGGACGCGAGCAAGAACTCCTTGTTGTGCCACCATCCTGATAAGCCGCTCAGAACTTCTGGATGCTCATTGCAAAGATTTAGAACGCATTTGAACAACTATCCAATTTAAACAAGGTCTACCTATGTGATATATAGAAATCGTAGCAAAGCACAAACATCTAACTGTATATTTAAGACATTAGATCTTATTATTTCAGCACTTTTGGTAAACCCCTTTTCCTAACAGGTGGTTTACCGACAATGTCATAGGAAGAAGCCACAGGACATACACGTGGACCGTGGAGGCAGAGAGCTTGGATGTGAGGCGAGGGAAGTCAGAGGAAGGCAGGAAAAAACTATCTGAGCACACGAGGTGACACTTCTTTCTTCATAGCACGAGAAATGTTATGGAAGGACCGGTGCTCTTTTATAATGGCACACATAAAAAGAATCCGTTTGGAAGCACCACTAGTTTATGAAAAGAAAGTTGGATGTGTATTTAGGACACAATTTCTTAGAAAAATGTTTCTACCTTTTTCGATACACAGACAAGTTTATCCTTACCCTATTTTAAAAATAATTGATTCAATTATTCTATTTATTTTTCTTTGCTGCAAATTTTAAATATCGTTTGGACTCATATTTTCCCATTCAATTTTaaataataattaaataataaAATCAGACAAATCTGACATTGAGGGGATCATATGCATAATCTAGGAATGGTGACAATCATTGCAATTTTCATTATTGAGTAAAATCTAGTTTCATCTAGACAATAACAGTGTCTTGATTTCTTAGAAACCGCGAGGCTGAAGCATAAACTAATCTATTTAGAATTACCATAATTTTTTAAATCAGTTTCTTAAAACTTATATGCTTCCAAACGGGTCCCAAAttacttaggccttgttcgtttgtgtcggattggtgggtcggaacaatTCCTAACAAGATTgctttctctaatttatataaactttgattagctagaacgattccgggtgcaatccgatagaaacgaacaaggccttaggaaTTTCGAACTAGTCTTTGTACGCATTGGGATCCGTTTGGATTGATTTTCTGAATTATGGACTCAATAGATCTTTGTGTGCTCTCAAACATTCGTTGATTGAAATATTTTTGGGCTACTTAGCAAGTCTCTATTTGCGCTGGCTCGGCCCATTCCAACTGAAAAGTCATTCGAATGCCAACAAGCGGCCCGTCAACTGTTCCGAGATCGTTGCTTGCGCTGTGTGGAGGAAACCCTAGGGCCCGCCGCCTCCCACTCCCGTCCGCACCTTCTCTCTCCCTATATAACCTGACCTGCCGATGCTAAACTGACGTACCAACTTGAACCCTACCCTCCGCCGTCGTCGCCGCCTATGCCACTCTGCGCTTTATTTGCTCGGTTTTTCTTCGTCGTGCTAATCTCTTCTCCTGTTCATTAGTTTTGTGCTTCTGTGTCTTCTTTTGCCCCGCACCCTATCGTGTGAGGGATGGATTCGAGGTTTGGGCTCATGATGATTTGGATCCGAAAGGATCTTAGCGGATTTCGGTGAGGCGGATTCGTCCGCCGTTGATCGCTCTATGTTGTTACACACACTGAGGCCCTTTTGATACGTCCCTCGTATCGTTCCTTTTGGTATCCTCTCTTCGGATCCTACGTTTACGGTAAATTCGTTTGGTGCAGTGGCAATGCGATGATGATTCATATGGTTTTGGCAGTGGTTAGCCATTTGGTCACCGTGAGCCGTCAAACCAAAAAACGACTTCTCTTTCCACTGAGCATTGTGATTTTTGTGATCCTCTCCTGTTTCTCATTTTTCTGAAATGATTTGTGTTACCTTTATCGAGGTCCTAGTGCCGGATAATCTTCTGTCCTATTGATATCCAAGTGAATGGTGGAAGTTATACGGTGCAACAATTTCAAATTGTTATTACTATAAACATCTGACACCGAAATTGATACACGGTAAAGAAAACATGATGCAGTACAATTTTGTACACGGTAAAGAAAACATGATGCAGTACAATTTTGTACACGGTAAAGAAAGCATGATACAGTGGCAACACACCACGGAAAAACCGGAGCCTATGAGTTTCTGGCGTGGAAAAAAATCACACCattttctggtggcaaaaacatgATACAGTGCCAACACCACGGAAAAACCGGAGCCATGTGATCTAGTTTTTTGAACTGCCAAGACCCTTGCCACAGATAATGCACACCATTTACTGTGGCAAAAAATTTTACCCGCAAGATAGCAAAACAAACCCACAATTCTATTTTGCGTCGTTTTGCATGTAATGGACATTGATATCAACAAATCGAGAGGACATTGATTGTTATAAACTGCATGGTGAACCTTGAATTTAGATTAGAAAAAAAGGAGTTTCTTGTGAATCATCTCTCAAATTTTAGTATCCACAACACACCTTTTAGCGATTCAGATCTTTATTTTGAAGAGAGCCCTTGCCAATTACCAAAATATAACAATTTCTCTTGGCAACAAAAGCAAAACAAATTCTTTGTATCCCACACCCATTATAAAGGTGGCAACTTGAGCAGATTTCTACACGTTAAGCGGCATCCACTCCATCTCCAACTCCAGCTCGCCGGACTCGGTGTGCTGCAGCTTCAGTGCCATCCCTTGCTTCACCTTGCCACCAGAGACCACCACGGCGCTGTCCCTGACGAGAGCGTTATCCTCGGACTTGAGCCACCGGCCGATCTGAATGTCGCCCAGCAGCTCCGGGTCGCCAAATGCTGCGGCAGCGTTGATCATTGTCTGCAGGTCGATCTCGGCCTCACCCATGAGGTCGTCCTTGGACACCATGTCATGATCGAACACTTGCTGCTTTCATTGTTGCGTGAGTGAAAGAACGGATCAAAGGGTTTGTTCAAGTTGGCATAATTATTGGGACCCTCAAAATTTAGATGGCATTATCTGTTACTGTATGTGATATATAGTAATGGTGTAGTTCATTACCAGCTTCAGAGGTCCATATTGCTGGGGAACAGAGAGCTTCAGTTCTTCATTCCAGACAGGATTCAGGTTGCCATTGATTACTGAAGTTTGTGCTTTCTGCAATCAACAAGAGGGCGCTGTAATTTGATAACAAAGTATATGTTTATTTTGTTGTGATTCTAACAAAACGACCAAAATTACCTGTTGCCCAAGTGTCAGGACGACATAAGGGTCACTGCTTGACATATCCCTGATGGCTAGGTTGGTGCCTCCAATCACCTTGACATTCAATATTCCAATGAACTCGATCATGCCGACCTGCAAAAACGAAAAAAAAGAATCACTACACCCAAATACCGGGCAACAAATTAGTGACCATACATATAGTAAATGTTCAATTTGGGCAGCCATACTTGACTCTTGGAACCATCAGAATGAGAAGCATTTCCGGCATGTTTTCCAGAGTCACTAGGCTGATGAGAAACAATGCGCAAGCTTGGCTTCAGAAATTCCTGCAGCTCATATTTAGACCTGAAACAATGGAAATACATACTTCGGTAGCTGACAACTTATGACAGGGAGAATATGGATCACGCGCTTCAATAAAAATGCCTTCTGCAGATCAAGCTTGGAAAGAAAACAAGTAGACACCAATCTTCAAAGAACTTGGCAAAATTTCTTGTGTCCATTGGGAAAAAAAAATCGTTTCCAGATAACCACAAACCTGATGAATTTTTCTCGCTCTTCCTGGGTAGAATCTGAATGTGGCTTCTGGTAGCCCTCTGGTATAAAAGCCTCATATATTGCGTTTGCCTGAGAATTCCCACCAACTTCTATCATGGAGTCAACTTCACTGTCAGACCACTTGTCCAGTGTCACTGACAGAACCTGTGTCAgataaacattaggttcattataTGTATTAAGGACGATATTACCATGGAGTAATACTGCAGACTAACAAACAATTGCATTTTGCATGTTGTATTGCTACCTGCAAAGATGGTATCATTGCTAGCAGACAGTAATAAACTctaaaaacaaacaaaaaaaggaaagaaaaataGAAAGAAAGAAACATGTAAGGTAATTTCTGGTTTTAGTGTGTGACTACAAAAACCTTTGAAATATGTGTACCGAGACTTCTATGGACGCCAGAACATTTTACGCAAATGAATACCCCAATATTAGCTGATCTGCAAAGATAAACCTCAGTTATTTGTGTTTCTCCAGCCACAAAAGTTTGAAGCAA is a genomic window of Zea mays cultivar B73 chromosome 5, Zm-B73-REFERENCE-NAM-5.0, whole genome shotgun sequence containing:
- the LOC100382772 gene encoding putative calcium-dependent lipid-binding (CaLB domain) family protein isoform X2, producing the protein MGVLSVTLDKWSDSEVDSMIEVGGNSQANAIYEAFIPEGYQKPHSDSTQEEREKFIRSKYELQEFLKPSLRIVSHQPSDSGKHAGNASHSDGSKSQVGMIEFIGILNVKVIGGTNLAIRDMSSSDPYVVLTLGQQKAQTSVINGNLNPVWNEELKLSVPQQYGPLKLQVFDHDMVSKDDLMGEAEIDLQTMINAAAAFGDPELLGDIQIGRWLKSEDNALVRDSAVVVSGGKVKQGMALKLQHTESGELELEMEWMPLNV
- the LOC100382772 gene encoding putative calcium-dependent lipid-binding (CaLB domain) family protein isoform X1; protein product: MSGHGDTATSAKMAKLKELLQKSENHICADCGASDPKWASANIGVFICVKCSGVHRSLGTHISKVLSVTLDKWSDSEVDSMIEVGGNSQANAIYEAFIPEGYQKPHSDSTQEEREKFIRSKYELQEFLKPSLRIVSHQPSDSGKHAGNASHSDGSKSQVGMIEFIGILNVKVIGGTNLAIRDMSSSDPYVVLTLGQQKAQTSVINGNLNPVWNEELKLSVPQQYGPLKLQVFDHDMVSKDDLMGEAEIDLQTMINAAAAFGDPELLGDIQIGRWLKSEDNALVRDSAVVVSGGKVKQGMALKLQHTESGELELEMEWMPLNV